CCATTATATGATGAATAAAAAAAGATACCATTACAATATCCCCACCCAATGGAATTTAACCAAAAGGTAGTTGCCTCCATTCTAACTCTATAGGTAGAAAAAAAATTTGACGCTAAGCGCAATTGATAGATAACCAAAAAAAAGAGTGACCAAAAACATGTTGCTGGGAAAAAAGAGGGTTGAGTTTGGACCTCGAGCACTATTAAATATTTCTAGGGTTTTTAATAAGAAAAATAACGTTTATGAAGTTGAAAAGACAAATGATTCAAGCTTTATGCTGTGCCACATGCTCACACGTATAGTCGTAAACTGCATATATATTATGAATTACCACCGATATTTTGAATTATATAGTGTTTTGATATGACTGTCATTCTTTTTGTAGTGTTTGTTGCACGTGAAAATTACTTGGAGTTAATAAAATCCCTAAGAATATTACTAAAATAAAGTTATTTTATTTTGTCTTCAATCTATGGTAATATTTTAATGTGAAAATTACACTATTTTAACATGATTTCAACACTACAAAAATTTCATTTCTAATTCATCTAACCCAACATTAAAGTTACACTATTTCAAAGTGTAACACTATTTTTACACTAAAAAAGTGTAACACTATAATTTTACACCAGATTAGTGTGAAATTATAGTATTATTCTAAAATTATGAAATTTTTAATGTTAGTGTGTTGTATATTAAAAAAAAAAAAGAATGTTCAGTGTTGAAATAATATTAAAATATTGTTTGGGTTGGTGATAGCCTCAAAACTAATGTAGAATAGTTTTTATACAAATAAAAACAACGCGGCTTTGAATTCAAGGAACAATCACCTGTCCCCAGGTGCACGCCTACTCACACTCCTATGCATGTATCCCATATCTAATATTGTAAAGGCATCTCCAATCATAAGACCATTCCGATTGTTTAGTTTATTTTTTTTTCTAAAGTGTAATTCCACTATAGAGTTGGATATTACTAAATAGTACTTTATTTTAGAATGAAAAATAGATTAATAAACAAAAAAATAAAAAAATTACTCTATATATAGAGTAAAAATAAGTTTAAACTATAATAACATATAAAATATAGTACAATTGGAGCATTTTTATTCTAAACTTTATTTTAGAGGAGAAAATAGAATAGAGTTGAAAATGCCCTAACATCAAATTTAGTATTGAAATTATATCAAATTTAGTATTTTAGTGTCATATTTGTTTTATTATCTCCAACCATAACACCAAATATTATATCAAAATAATATTATATATTATTTGATGTTTTTTATTTTGATAATTTTTATATTTTTTATTATTTGTAATTGATAAATAATTATTTTACCACATTTTATTATGTTTGCTAAATTTTTGTTATTTTATGTTTATAAAATTTATTTACAAATAAACTTTTTGGGTTTAGCAATATTATACTTTTTAAGTATTTATTTTATATAAAATATTATATTAAAATTACTAATTATTAATTATGAAAAGTACATAACAAAATAATATATTTATTTTATGTTTTGAGTATTTATTTCAAATTTAATATTCATTTTAATCATATTATTAATTTAAATATTTTTTTAATATTAATTAAAATTTTATGTTATTAAAAATAAAATATAAAGTTCTAGTATGATATTTTATCTTCTTACAATAGAAAGTATCATTTATTGATTTCTTATTTGAAAATAAAATATAAAAATTCTATGATATTTTTTTTACAATTAAAGTATCGTTTAGTGAAAAATAAGATAAAAATAATTATAAAAAACAAATTATATAGTATACTTATGTTTAATTACAAATTTGAATTAATTAATAATAATAATTAAACTATATTATTAAATGTAACACAATAAAATATATTCATTAAATATTTAGTGTGATGAATACTGTTAGGGTATCTCCAATTTCATTTCATTTTTTTTCTCTAAAATGAAGTAAAAGTGAAAATAGAGTGAAGAATTCTCCAACCCAACTTCAAATTTAACTCTATAATAGAGTTTACTCCATAAATGCAGTAATCTATTTTTTTGTTTGTAATGGAGTGATAAATGAAATAGGATTGGAGCATTTCTATTCCATTTTTACTTTTATTTCATTTTAGAGGGAAAATGAAATATTACATTGGAGATGATCTTACACTAAATTTGATGTGATACTATTCACTTTACACCAAATTTGATGGAATAATGTACTCCAATAGAAATAAAATTATGCCAAATTTAATGTTTTGGTATCTTATTAGAATTGACTTAAGCATAAGTAATATGACGAATAGCAATTATACGTATTCTCAGATGGATGTGTTCATGTTCTTGGAACTATAGTAGTAACTTCTTAAAATTGACAAATATTTCAGTCACGTTTGGGTCTGTATTGCTATAAAAGGTGCAGAATATTAGGATATTTCTAATCTCATTTTATTTTTTATTCTAAAAAAAAGTTTAGAATAAAAATATTTCAATGATACTCTATTTCTCACTCTATAATAGAGTAAACAATAGATTTACTCCAAATATAGGGTAACTTGTTTTTTTTTGTTCATCCCCCTATTTTTTATTCTAAAATAAAGTACCATTGGCGACGAAGACGACGACTCGACTGTTGACTCTCTGGCTGCTCCGACGGCTGCCCTAGAGGGCTGCGCTCCACCCCCGAAGGAGTATCGTGAAGGCGGCTCATCCCCTCGGGAAGGAAATCGCTCCCCGTGGACAAAATCCCCCCTTGTGGAACCTTTGCCTCCTCCTGAAGCTGTTAATGGCATGGTGGAATTGACGATCCCAGATGAGATCTTGACTGATCCAAACCCTTTGTGGAGATGCTATGTGGTTAGGTATTTCATTGGGGATGCTCCTCATGTCGGATCCATCCACGCTACGGTGAACCGACTCTGGTCTTCGCCGAAGATGGGAAGTAAAATTGATGTGCAGTTTCTGGAGAAGAACACGGTTTTATTTCGGATTGAGAATTCTCAGATGAGAGCTCGAGTGATTCAGAGGCGCTACTGGCATATTTCAGATATTCCATTGGTAGTCAACGAGTGGTCTCCGGAATCGGCCCTTCAGCCTCCGGATCTGTCGGCCATACCCATTTGGATTGATCTTAAGGGCGTGCCGAGTATGCTTTTCTCTCATAAGGCTCTGAAATGTTTGAGTCGTGCTGCTGGCAAATTTGTCAAACTTCACCCTAGTACAGAGAAATGTGTGAGGCTTGACGTGGCTCGAGTTCTTGTTGAGATTGACCTCCATAAGCCGCTGGTGGAGAAGATCAGCTTTGTGGACAAGGATGGTGTGCAAGTGGTGATTGATGTATGTTACCCCTGGTTGCCTCCTAGGTGCAACATCTGCAATGCTTGGGGCCACAAGGGAGAGAGCTGTAATTCGAGGAAGATAAAGGTTCTTTAAAAGGACAAGGAGATAGCAGTGGCTACAAAGACCCTTGATGTGGAGATAAATGGAGATGGGCAGGTGAGGTATGCGATCATCCCGAACCGCAATGTTGTAAGTGACTTGCTCCACGAGCTTGAGGTTCTCCCTCCAGCTTTGGGAAGTAATGTGGTGGGAGATAAGTCACGTGAAAATTTTGAGGTTGGCGGTACTTCGAGTGGGGATATGAATACTGATGCTTTGAAGCTTGACTGGGCCCTGGTAGGTAGAAATTCTTCTCCACCTACTGATAGGGTAAGGGTTAGAGGGGCAAAAGAAGTTGATCAAGTGGAGAGGGATATAGTGATCTCACCGTCCAGATTCAGTGTTCTAGCGATAAAGGATAATGAGGAGAGAGATGGGGATGCAGATGACGACATAGAGGAGGGAGAGGTTGTTTCAGAGGTGCAAAAGGTGGATGCAAAGAAAGACACAACCAAGAACGTGAGGTTTCGTGCCGGAACGAGCCTCAAGCTTAGTAAACAACTCCCTGGGCGTGGTAAGGAGAGGAAAGCAGTAAGGGCGCAATCCACCAAAAAAGCTCCCAGTCGAAAGTTATGACGTCGGTTTTTGTATGGAACATGCGTGGCTTCAATATGCCTCACAAACATAGAGAAGTTAGAAGATGGGTACATGCAGAGAAGTTTCTTTTTGGATGTTTACTGGAAACTCGAGTTCAATTGGATAAGTATGGAGAATGCGTCGCAGAGGCACTACCAGGGTGGCTTCGCTGGTAAATTATGATTATAATCATTTGGGACGTTTATGGTTCAGATAAAGTGGTGGTCACTCAGTTGCATATCAGCTCTCAGGTAATAACTTGTGCGGTCCAGGTACCTGAAACAAGTGAGCAGTTTATATGTTCGACAGTCTATGCGTCGAATTGTGAAGTGGAAAGGAGGAGACTGTGGGAGGAGCTAAGGGGCACTCAGGCTGCATATCGACATCTTGACATGCCTTGGATAGTAATAGGGGACTTCAATGTTACCCTTTCTACAGGAGAGCATTCTCGCGGTACTGTTCCTCGATCTCTTCTTGGAATGAGGCAGTTTCAGGATGTTGTGATGGACTGTGCTTTAACAGATCTGGCTTCTTCGGGGGCTCTGTTTACCTGGTGGAACAAACAATATGTATATCCTATTGGTAAGAAACTTGATCGAGCGTTGATAAATGCGGCATGGCTTAGGTCTTTCCCTCAATCTTCTGCTTGCTTTGAGGCTGGTGGTATATCTGATCACGCACGATGTGTGGTCACGATATCAGGAAACCTTAATGAGACAAGAAATCCTTTCCGTTTTTCAACTACCTCTGTGATCACCCTGATTTTCTTCCTACGGTTAAGCGAATATGGGACTCGACACAACCTATTCATCACTCTAGGGCTGCACTGAGCAAATTTCAGGGAAAACTAAAGCTTCTCAAATATGACATGAGAATGCTTAATAAAACTCATTATGGGGATTTGCCTAACAGGACAAAGCAAGCGTTTGAAGAGATGTGTCGATGTTAGGATGAGGCTCTTGTGGATCCCAGTCCGAGTACCTTTGCAGCAGCTGCTGAGGCGTCAGCTAGGTGGAATAAATTGGCTAGTATAGAGGAAAAATTCTTCCGTCAGAAATCTTGTATCAGGTGGCTGGGAGCTGGAGATCACAATACTGTGTTTTTTCATAGAGCTGTGATGACGAGAACTTCTCGAAACACAATTAAAAAGCTGGTGAACGAGGCAGGTGAAGTGCTAACAAAGGTCTCAGATATTAAGAAGGAAGCATTGCGGCATTTCCAAAGGTTCCTCCAAGGCCAGCAGGGCCCTGAGGTTGATTCGAAGGACATGTTGGAGGACCTATTAACTTATCGATGTCCTGCTAGCTCTGCAGCTAGGTTAGTAGCTCCTGTGACTGCGGAAGAAATTATATCAGCACTGGAAGCTTTACCAAATGATAAGGTGCCTGGTCCATATGGCTTCACCAAAGAGTTCTATGTAGCTGCTTGGTCTGTTATAGGGGGAGAATTCATCACAGCGGTGCAGTCCTTTTTCTTGTTTGGTTTCTTACCAACCGGGATCAATGCTGCGATCTTGACACTCATACCCAAAACGGAGGATGCGCAGACCATGAAAGATTTCAGGCCAATTGCTTGCTGCAATTTGATATATAAGGTATTCTCCAAAGTGCTTGCTCGTAGGCTGAAAACTATACTCCCTGAGGCAATTGAGCCGAATCAGACGGCTTTCATCAAGGGTCGGCGGATGCTCAAAAATGTTCTTCTCACATCAGAGCTCGTGAATGGATATCACAAAGTTTCACATTCTGATAGAGCTACAGTTAAGTTTGATATCTCCAAGACTTTTGACACCGTCAAGTGGTCTTCCATCACCTCGGTTCTAAAAGCTATGGGCCTTCCTCCCCAGTTTATACTTTGGATCAGGGTCTGTATACCTACTGCGACTTTCTCAGTTTCTGTTAACGGGAGTTTGGAGGGGTTTTTCACAAGCGCGCGAGGAATCCGTCGGGGATGCTCTCTCTCACCTTATCTCTATGCCATACTGAACAATGTCTTGTCCAAGATGTTGAATAGGGCAGCGCATGAGCATCAGTTCGACTACCACCCGCAGTGCAAAGAAGTGCAGCTCACACATATCAGTTTCGCTGATGATATTCTTGTGTTTACTGATGGGTCCGTTAGATCACTTCGAGGAGTACTGAAGGTCATGGAGAAGTTTGCTAGCATCTCAGGCCTTCATATAAACGCGAACAAGTCATCCATATTTGCCACATGTCAGACGATAACCCCATTGCTTGAAGAGGCTGCGCATATTGGGATCAAGGTGGGCAAGCTCCCGGTTCGGTACTTGGGTATGCCCCTTACCACCAAGGCACTCACGAAGCAGGATTATGAACCTTTGATTGATAGGGTTCGCAGTAGGATGTTGTCGTGGAGAAACAAATGTCTTTCTTATGCTGGCCGGTTACAACTAATAAAGTCTGTCATCTCGAGCATAGTAAAATTTTGGAGTCATGCTTTCATCCTTCCAAAAGCTTGTCTGGATGAGATTGAAAGTATGTGTAACGCTTTCTTGTGGTCGGGCTCTCCTAATCAGACTAATAAAACTAAGGTAGCATGGGATGATCTCTGCTATCCTAAGGAGGAAGGAAGTCTTGGAATTCGGAAGCTTCGGGACTCCTCAAAGGTCTTCACTATGAGTTTAATATGGAAGATTTTCTCGCTAAAACGTTCTCTATGGGTCTTCTGGATTCAAGAATACTTACTGCGACAAAAATCTTTTTGGGATGTAAGGGAAGATGGGAAAGGATCATGGGTTTGGAGGAAATTCTTGAAACTACGTTCGCAGGTTTATCAGTTCATACGATTTGAGGTTCATGATGGCCAGACTGCTTTCTTCTGGGTCGATGATTGGCTACAAGTAGAGAAGTTAATTGATATCACTGGCACTATTGGCACATGTCACTTGGGAGTTGCTCGCCATGCCCGGGTGAGGGATGCAGTCGTGAATTCAAACTGGAACATTCGAGGTCACAGGAGCGGCTTCTTTCATGAGCTTTATGACCGCATCTGCAATGTACATCCCCCTCATGACTCTCTCGGACCTGACATTGTGTTGTGGAAGCACTCTGAGGATACCTACAAGACCTACTTCTCCTCATCAAGTACTTGGGAGCAAGTTAGAGACAAAAAGGCTACTGTTTTTTGGAGCAAAACTGTATGGTTTACACAAGGAGTTCCGCGCTTCTCGTTTATAGTATGGTTGGCAGTAAAGAATTGATTGTCAATGGGTGACAGAATGAGAGCTTGGGGCATTCAGCAAGGTTGTGTATTGTGCGGTGAGAGGGATGAGACGCGTGATCATATCTTCTTTGCTTGTCCTTATTCTTTCATAGTATGGGACAAGCTAGTAAACCGGTTTAGTGGAGATAGGACTGATCCAGACTGGATAACCACGCTTCAGTATGTTAGTGGGAACTCACTTCAGCTCTTGGGTATGATCTTATTAAAAATGGTGTTCCAGAGCTGTGTCTATCACTTATGGAAGGAAAGGAATGGGAGGAGGCATCACACTGGGTTTCGGACAGTAGATCAACTGATCAGGATCATTGATAAAGCAGTGTGGGATATGTTGTAAAAGAATGGGGAATTTTTGTCTGTGTATTATTAATGAACAATAGAGGTTCCTTATATAAGGATTACAAAGTATAGGAAAAAGGAAATTATCCAAAACCTAATACAACATGAAATAGGAAAAGATCTAAAACAGATAAATGGAAAATGTCCTAAGACTAAAGTCGGCCAAGGCTGGATGACTTAATACTAAGTCGTCCAAGCCCAGTCGACCTAATACTAAGTCGGCCAAGTAGCCAACTCTCTCTCCTCCGGACGCCGACTCTCTCTCCTCTTGGTTATGGCCACGGCTGGGCCTAGACATGGTCATTGGTTATGGGCCATCCACATAATGATTTATAACANNNNNNNNNNNNNNNNNNNNNNNNNNNNNNNNCCATAACCATATGGGTTTGTATCATGCACGACGTTGCCTCATTAAAACCTCTCTAGGAAAACCAAAAACCCAAGGTGGGAAAAAATGGAAACCGTAGACAAGAAAAAGAGTAGAACACATGACACTCCCCCTGATGAAGGCATCACTGAAGATCCTTCAACTGGCGCATTCCTATNNNNNNNNNNNNNNNNNNNNNNNNNNNNNNNNNNNNNNNNNNNNNNNNNNNNNNNNNNNNNNNNNNNNNNNNNNNNNNNNNNNNNNNNNNNNNNNNNNNNNNNNNNNNNNNNNNNNNNNNNNNNNNNNNNNNNNNNNNNNNNNNNNNNNNNNNNNNNNNNNNNNNNNNNNNNNNNNNNNNNNNNNNNNNNNNNNNNNNNNNNNNNNNNNNNNNNNNNNNNNNNNNNNNNNNNNNNNNNNNNNNNNNNNNNNNNNNNNNNNNNNNNNNNNNNNNNNNNNNNNNNNNNNNNNNNNNNNNNNNNNNNNNNNNNNNNNNNNNNNNNNNNNNNNNNNNNNNNNNNNNNNNNNNNNNNNNNNNNNNNNNNNNNNNNNNNNNNNNNNNNNNNNNNNNNNNNNNNNNNNNNNNNNNNNNNNNNNNNNNNNNNNNNNNNNNNNNNNNNNNNNNNNNNNNNNNNNNNNNNNNNNNNNNNNNNNNNNNNNNNNNNNNNNNNNNNNNNNNNNNNNNNNNNNNNNNNNNNNNNNNNNNNNNNNNNNNNNNNNNNNNNNNNNNNNNNNNNNNNNNNNNNNNNNNGGTATTTCCGGCCCGAGCATATCCTCGTCCGGCTTCCTTGGTCCGAATGGATCCTTCTCAAGGTCTATGGATCTCACGACCATAGGACTCGACAAGGAATGAGCCTTGTCCATATTAAACTGCTTGAGTATCTTTCCTGTATATGTCTTTTGATGCACAAGGATTCCATTCTCCACATACTCAAATTGCAGTCCCAAACAGAACTTAGTCTTTCCTAAGTCTTTCATTTCGAATTCTTTCTTTAGACATTCAACCGTTTGGGAAATCTCTCCAGGGGTTCCAATCACATTCAGGTCGTCCACATAGACAGACATAATCACGAAGCCCTTGCTGTCAAATCTCTTTATAAAGATACATGGACATATTGGATCGTTCTTATAACCTTCTTTCACTAGGTACTCTGATAATCTGTTGTACCACATTCGACCTGATTGTTTCAAACCGTACAAGGATTTATTCATACAATGCTGTTCTCGAGAACCTTTCTTATCTTTGAGCTCAATACCCTCTGGAACTCTCATATGAATTTCATTATCCAGTGGACCGTACAGATACGCAGTTACTACATCCATTAGGCGCAGATCAAGCTTCTCTTNNNNNNNNNNNNNNNNNNNNNNNNNNNNNNNNNNNNNNNNNNNNNNNNNNNNNNNNNNNNNNNNNNNNNNNNNNNNNNNNNNNNNNNNNNNNNNNNNNNNNNNNNNNNNNNNNNNNNNNNNNNNNNNNNNNNNNNNNNNNNNNNNNNNNNNNNNNNNNNNNNNNNNNNNNNNNNNNNNNNNNNNNNNNNNNNNNNNNNNNNNNNNNNNNNNNNNNNNNNNNNNNNNNNNNNNNNNNNNNNNNNNNNNNNNNNNNNNNNNNNNNNNNNNNNNNNNNNNNNNNNNNNNNNNNNNNNNNNNNNNNNNNNNNNNNNNNNNNNNNNNNNNNNNNNNNNNNNNNNNNNNNNNNNNNNNNNNNNNNNNNNNNNNNNNNNNNNNNNNNNNNNNNNNNNNNNNNNNNNNNNNNNNNNNNNNNNNNNNNNNNNNNNNNNNNNNNNNNNNNNNNNNNNNNNNNNNNNNNNNNNNNNNNNNNNNNNNNNNNNNNNNNNNNNNNNNNNNNNNNNNNNNNNNNNNNNNNNNNNNNNNNNNNNNNNNNNNNNNNNNNNNNNNNNNNNNNNNNNNNNNNNNNNNNNNNNNNNNNNNNNNNNNNNNNNNNNNNNNNNNNNNNNNNNNNNNNNNNNNNNNNNNNNNNNNNNNNNNNNNNNNNNNNNNNNNNNNNNNNNNNNNNNNNNNNNNNNNNNNNNNNNNNNNNNNNNNNNNNNNNNNNNNNNNNNNNNNNNNNNNNNNNNNNNNNNNNNNNNNNNNNNNNNNNNNNNNNNNNNNNNNNNNNNNNNNNNNNNNNNNNNNNNNNNNNNNNNNNNNNNNNNNNNNNNNNNNNNNNNNNNNNNNNNNNNNNNNNNNNNNNNNNNNNNNNNNNNNNNNNNNNNNNNNNNNNNNNNNNNNNNNNNNNNNNNNNNNNNNNNNNNNNNNNNNNNNNNNNNNNNNNNNNNNNNNNNNNNNNNNNNNNNNNNNNNNNNNNNNNNNNNNNNNNNNNNNNNNNNNNNNNNNNNNNNNNNNNNNNNNNNNNNNNNNNNNNNNNNNNNNNNNNNNNNNNNNNNNNNNNNNNNNNNNNNNNNNNNNNNNNNNNNNNNNNNNNNNNNN
This genomic interval from Brassica oleracea var. oleracea cultivar TO1000 chromosome C2, BOL, whole genome shotgun sequence contains the following:
- the LOC106323718 gene encoding uncharacterized protein LOC106323718; this encodes MTNSNYTYSQMDVFITIGDEDDDSTVDSLAAPTAALEGCAPPPKEYREGGSSPREGNRSPWTKSPLVEPLPPPEAVNGMVELTIPDEILTDPNPLWRCYVVRYFIGDAPHVGSIHATVNRLWSSPKMGSKIDVQFLEKNTVLFRIENSQMRARVIQRRYWHISDIPLVVNEWSPESALQPPDLSAIPIWIDLKGVPSMLFSHKALKCLSRAAGKFVKLHPSTEKCVRLDVARVLVEIDLHKPLVEKISFVDKDGVQVVIDVCYPWLPPRCNICNAWGHKGESCNSRKIKVRYAIIPNRNVVSDLLHELEVLPPALGSNVVGDKSRENFEVGGTSSGDMNTDALKLDWALVGRNSSPPTDRVRVRGAKEVDQVERDIVISPSRFSVLAIKDNEERDGDADDDIEEGEVVSEVQKVDAKKDTTKNVRFRAGTSLKLSKQLPGREKLEDGYMQRSFFLDVYWKLEFNWISMENASQRHYQGGFADKVVVTQLHISSQVITCAVQVPETSEQFICSTVYASNCEVERRRLWEELRGTQAAYRHLDMPWIVIGDFNVTLSTGEHSRGTVPRSLLGMRQFQDVVMDCALTDLASSGALFTWWNKQYVYPIGKKLDRALINAAWLRSFPQSSACFEAGGISDHARCVVTISGNLNETRNPFRFSTTSVITLIFFLRLSEYGTRHNLFITLGLH